One genomic window of Gemmatimonadota bacterium includes the following:
- a CDS encoding amino acid permease translates to MSGLFSRKPIMAESDRGMRRTLGAGDLIMLAIGAVIGAGIFASLGTAAAGEVAGDGTIIRAGAGPALVLSFVLLGVVCGLAGLCYAELAAMIPQAGSAYAYTYATLGELLAWIIGWDLILEYAVGNIAVAVAWSGYFTSLLSGFGIFLPGWLTHGYLQVKLSSNPDIAMLMDTAPRIAGVPVLLNVPAFLIVAAVTWLLLLGVRESARANNIMVVIKLLVLGLFVVVGMQHINPDNYVPFAPNGFRGIHQGAAIVFFAYIGFDAISTAAEETKNPQRNLPIGILGGLAVCTLIYVIVGAVATGLVPYQQLASADPLARALDLAGLKTASWIISAGAVVSMTAVLLVFQYGQPRIFFGMARDGLLPKWAAKLHPKTRVPHITTILTGVLVAGGALVAEENMIYDLTNIGTLAAFFLVSVGVLALRIREPDRPRPFRVPFIYVVSPLAAGACLFVMKGLPARAWMMFGWWLLVGLAIYVFYGYRHSVLRTGKPVVTEELD, encoded by the coding sequence ATGAGCGGTCTCTTTTCCCGCAAGCCGATCATGGCGGAATCGGACCGCGGCATGCGTCGAACCCTCGGAGCTGGCGACCTCATCATGCTCGCGATCGGGGCGGTCATCGGGGCGGGCATCTTCGCCTCCCTCGGCACCGCCGCGGCCGGTGAAGTGGCGGGCGACGGCACCATCATCCGCGCCGGGGCCGGTCCCGCGCTGGTGCTCTCGTTCGTGCTGCTCGGCGTGGTGTGCGGGCTCGCGGGGCTCTGCTACGCCGAACTCGCGGCGATGATTCCCCAGGCCGGTTCCGCGTACGCCTACACCTACGCGACGCTCGGCGAACTGCTGGCCTGGATCATCGGCTGGGACCTGATTCTCGAGTACGCCGTCGGCAACATCGCCGTCGCGGTCGCGTGGAGCGGCTACTTCACGTCGTTGCTCAGTGGATTCGGCATCTTCCTCCCCGGCTGGCTGACGCACGGCTACCTGCAGGTCAAGCTCTCCTCCAATCCCGACATCGCGATGTTGATGGACACGGCCCCGCGGATCGCTGGCGTGCCGGTGTTGCTGAACGTCCCGGCATTTCTGATCGTCGCCGCGGTCACCTGGCTGCTCCTCCTCGGCGTCCGCGAGAGTGCCCGCGCCAACAACATCATGGTCGTGATCAAGCTCCTCGTCCTCGGGTTGTTCGTCGTCGTCGGGATGCAGCACATCAATCCGGACAACTACGTCCCGTTCGCGCCGAACGGCTTCCGCGGCATTCACCAGGGCGCCGCCATCGTCTTCTTCGCCTACATCGGCTTCGACGCGATCTCCACCGCTGCCGAGGAAACCAAGAACCCGCAGCGCAACTTGCCGATCGGCATTCTCGGCGGGCTCGCGGTCTGCACGCTGATCTACGTCATTGTTGGCGCCGTCGCCACCGGCCTCGTGCCGTACCAGCAACTCGCCTCGGCCGACCCACTGGCGCGCGCACTCGACCTCGCCGGCCTGAAGACGGCGAGCTGGATCATCTCCGCCGGTGCCGTGGTCTCGATGACCGCGGTGTTGCTGGTCTTCCAGTATGGTCAGCCGCGGATCTTCTTCGGCATGGCGCGCGACGGCCTCCTCCCGAAGTGGGCCGCCAAGCTCCATCCGAAGACGCGCGTGCCGCACATCACGACCATCCTCACCGGCGTGCTCGTCGCCGGCGGCGCGCTGGTGGCCGAAGAGAACATGATCTATGACCTCACCAACATCGGGACCCTCGCGGCGTTCTTCCTCGTCTCGGTCGGCGTGCTCGCGCTCCGCATTCGGGAGCCGGATCGGCCCCGGCCGTTCCGGGTGCCGTTCATCTACGTCGTCTCGCCCCTCGCGGCAGGCGCATGCCTCTTCGTGATGAAGGGACTGCCGGCGCGCGCCTGGATGATGTTCGGGTGGTGGCTGCTGGTTGGTCTCGCGATCTACGTCTTCTACGGCTATCGCCACTCGGTGTTGCGGACAGGGAAGCCGGTGGTGACGGAAGAGCTGGACTAG
- a CDS encoding S41 family peptidase: MTHRRPFLLALLLAGVAGALPAQGPVRRPAAGQELLGQVFSIIANTAVDSIPVDSLYERAARGLIASLNDPYAAILSPDEQARFQRQSIGNRYAGIGALVRSQGGHVTLFRVFEGTPAARAGLTHGDRILKVDGRDVSGMIVDSVTALLLGAPATPVRVTYERYPTLTPVTTTVTRGVIRTPAVPFTLMLDGQIGYIPIQRFNSTAAEDVHAAMLQLAQRGAAKYVLDVRGNPGGDLDAATVMAGLFLTPGMEVARVQHRGQAPMLYHAETTLPIGTAPIVVLVDGGSASASEIVAGSLQDHDRALVIGTRTFGKGLVQTQRTLPSGWAVRLTTGKWYTPSGRSIQADHGGMGDERFVETDTAGKRPTFRSDAGRTVLGGGGVTPEVLIKPDTATTPEQVLARALGQRITDFQNAAFEVARMAQPTVVKGFAVAPQWRDSLYVLSERAKLPITRDQFDAAQDVVDRLLENQMAGLALGDGAAFERGIARDKAMVEAMTRLQKAKTQKELLAGA; the protein is encoded by the coding sequence GTGACCCACCGTCGCCCGTTTCTGCTGGCCCTCTTGCTCGCCGGTGTTGCCGGTGCCCTGCCTGCGCAGGGTCCGGTGCGTCGTCCGGCGGCGGGCCAGGAGCTGCTCGGCCAGGTCTTCAGCATCATCGCCAACACCGCCGTCGATTCGATCCCGGTCGACTCGCTCTACGAGCGGGCGGCCCGTGGCCTGATTGCCTCGCTCAACGATCCGTACGCCGCCATTCTCTCGCCCGACGAGCAGGCGCGCTTCCAGCGCCAGTCGATCGGCAATCGCTACGCCGGCATCGGCGCCCTCGTCCGCAGTCAGGGCGGCCATGTCACGCTGTTTCGCGTGTTCGAGGGAACACCGGCCGCGCGCGCTGGGCTGACCCACGGCGATCGGATCCTCAAGGTCGACGGCCGCGACGTCTCCGGGATGATCGTCGATTCCGTGACTGCCCTGCTGCTCGGCGCACCAGCCACGCCGGTCCGCGTCACGTACGAGCGTTACCCAACGCTGACACCGGTGACGACGACGGTCACCCGCGGCGTGATCCGCACGCCGGCGGTGCCCTTCACGCTGATGCTCGATGGACAGATCGGCTACATCCCGATTCAGCGATTCAACTCCACCGCCGCCGAAGACGTGCACGCGGCGATGCTCCAGCTCGCCCAGCGCGGTGCGGCGAAGTACGTCCTCGATGTGCGCGGCAATCCGGGCGGCGACCTCGATGCGGCGACCGTGATGGCCGGTCTCTTCCTGACGCCAGGGATGGAAGTGGCCCGCGTGCAGCACCGCGGTCAGGCGCCGATGCTGTACCACGCCGAGACCACATTGCCGATCGGCACCGCGCCGATCGTCGTGCTGGTCGATGGCGGCTCCGCGTCGGCCTCGGAGATCGTCGCGGGCTCGTTGCAGGACCACGACCGCGCCCTGGTCATCGGCACCCGCACCTTTGGCAAGGGGCTGGTGCAGACGCAGCGCACCCTGCCCTCGGGCTGGGCGGTACGCCTCACCACCGGCAAGTGGTACACGCCGAGTGGGCGCTCCATCCAGGCGGATCATGGCGGGATGGGCGATGAGCGCTTCGTCGAGACCGACACCGCGGGCAAGCGTCCGACCTTCCGCTCCGATGCCGGCCGCACCGTGCTGGGCGGCGGCGGCGTGACCCCCGAAGTCCTGATCAAGCCCGACACGGCCACCACGCCGGAACAGGTACTCGCGCGGGCCCTCGGCCAGCGGATCACCGATTTCCAGAACGCCGCCTTCGAAGTGGCGCGGATGGCACAACCGACCGTCGTGAAGGGCTTTGCTGTGGCGCCGCAGTGGCGCGACTCGCTCTACGTCCTGTCGGAACGGGCCAAGTTGCCGATCACGCGCGACCAGTTCGATGCGGCCCAGGATGTGGTAGATCGGCTGCTCGAGAACCAGATGGCCGGCCTCGCCCTCGGCGACGGCGCGGCGTTCGAGCGCGGCATCGCCCGCGACAAGGCGATGGTGGAAGCGATGACCCGCCTGCAGAAGGCGAAGACCCAGAAGGAGTTGCTCGCGGGGGCGTAA
- a CDS encoding sodium:solute symporter, with the protein MTPLDLAVIGAYFLATLGLGLWLSRGQASSGDYFLGARDLPAWAVLLSIVATETSAVTVISTPALGARGDLTFLQLPIGYLIGRIGVSLWLLPGYFRGEQETAYARLETRFGASTRRALSLVFLATRFLGDGVRIFAGAIPLALLTGWSIPLSIVVMSMVTLLYTWFGGIKAVIWADVVQLVVYLGGGVAALWIASQLAGGFDQVLAVAGEAGKLRVFNPSFSLTAPYTLLGGLVGGALLSAASHGTDHLIVQRLLATRSLRDARVALIGSGVLVIGQFLLFLLVGTAIWAANLAPTTIPSNEIFGRFVLEHLPSGIRGLVIAGILAAAMSTISSSINALASSLTHDLYASITGERDPAKLLRVGRAVSIIWGTALMGGALGFHAFTTGNDTPAVVLALSIASVTYGALLGAYLLAGMQGRVIGTDVIRAAAVTVAVMLVTVFAAKLAASGLPMLTTLGTLAWPWYVPLGTAIMVGTAILSSQLRRVAT; encoded by the coding sequence GTGACCCCCCTCGACCTCGCCGTCATCGGCGCCTACTTCCTCGCCACGCTCGGCCTCGGTCTCTGGCTCTCGCGCGGGCAGGCCTCCAGCGGTGACTATTTCCTCGGCGCGCGCGACCTCCCGGCGTGGGCAGTCCTGCTCTCCATCGTGGCCACGGAGACGTCGGCCGTCACGGTGATTTCCACCCCCGCCCTCGGCGCGCGCGGTGACCTCACCTTCCTGCAATTGCCGATCGGCTACCTCATCGGTCGCATCGGCGTGTCGCTTTGGCTCCTCCCGGGCTACTTCCGTGGTGAGCAGGAGACCGCCTACGCGCGGCTCGAGACGCGCTTCGGAGCGTCGACCCGACGCGCCTTGTCGCTGGTCTTCCTCGCCACGCGCTTTCTCGGCGATGGCGTGCGGATCTTCGCTGGTGCGATTCCGCTCGCGCTGCTGACGGGGTGGAGCATCCCCCTCTCGATCGTCGTGATGAGCATGGTCACCTTGCTCTACACCTGGTTCGGCGGCATCAAGGCAGTCATCTGGGCGGACGTGGTGCAGCTGGTCGTCTATCTCGGTGGCGGAGTCGCCGCGCTCTGGATCGCCTCGCAACTGGCTGGGGGGTTCGATCAGGTGCTCGCGGTGGCAGGCGAGGCCGGGAAGCTGCGCGTCTTCAACCCGAGCTTCTCACTGACGGCACCATATACGCTGCTCGGTGGACTCGTCGGTGGAGCCCTGCTCTCGGCGGCGTCGCACGGGACCGATCACCTGATCGTGCAGCGGCTCCTCGCCACGCGCTCACTCCGCGACGCGCGCGTGGCCCTGATCGGCTCCGGCGTCCTGGTCATCGGGCAATTCCTGCTCTTCCTGTTGGTGGGCACGGCGATCTGGGCGGCGAATCTTGCGCCCACCACGATCCCCTCCAATGAGATCTTCGGCCGCTTCGTGCTTGAGCATCTCCCCAGCGGCATTCGCGGCCTGGTGATCGCGGGGATCCTCGCAGCCGCGATGAGCACGATCTCCTCGTCGATCAACGCCCTCGCCTCCTCGCTCACCCACGATCTGTATGCGTCGATCACCGGCGAGCGTGACCCCGCCAAACTGCTGCGCGTCGGGCGTGCTGTTTCGATCATCTGGGGTACTGCCCTGATGGGCGGCGCGCTCGGCTTTCATGCCTTCACCACGGGCAACGACACCCCGGCCGTAGTCCTCGCGCTGTCGATCGCCTCGGTGACGTACGGTGCGCTGCTCGGTGCTTACCTGCTGGCAGGCATGCAGGGCCGGGTGATCGGCACCGACGTGATCCGCGCAGCGGCGGTGACGGTGGCGGTCATGCTGGTCACGGTGTTTGCCGCCAAGCTTGCCGCCTCCGGCCTCCCGATGCTGACGACGCTCGGTACGCTGGCCTGGCCGTGGTACGTCCCGCTCGGCACGGCCATCATGGTGGGGACGGCGATCCTCTCATCGCAGCTGCGTCGAGTCGCGACGTGA
- a CDS encoding iron-sulfur cluster assembly accessory protein, whose protein sequence is MLTISDTAAGEVRKFLAADDVPAETAGLRVSVLPGGCSGFKYSLNIEDKPAEDDMTADLNGVRVFVDAFSAQYLSGVVIDYVTSMQGSGFTFTNPNATGGCGCGSSFTV, encoded by the coding sequence GTGCTGACGATCAGCGACACCGCCGCCGGTGAAGTCCGCAAGTTCCTCGCGGCCGACGACGTCCCTGCCGAGACGGCCGGGCTTCGCGTCTCCGTCCTTCCCGGCGGATGCTCCGGCTTCAAGTATTCGCTCAACATCGAGGACAAGCCGGCCGAAGACGACATGACCGCCGACCTGAACGGCGTGCGCGTCTTCGTCGACGCCTTCTCGGCACAATACCTCTCGGGCGTGGTGATCGATTACGTCACCTCGATGCAGGGCAGCGGCTTCACCTTCACCAATCCCAATGCGACGGGTGGGTGTGGGTGCGGGAGTTCCTTCACCGTCTGA
- a CDS encoding beta-lactamase family protein translates to MNRTARVAFVLLLAGCSHGLPNTTPLPVSPTLATRLAPAVAVLDSAIRAGAAPGAVLAVSIRGERFVYGTGRLGLDDATRPDGRTLYDMASLTKVITLTTLAMMAVDDGRLDLDAPVVQYLPDFARGSGNKTAVRVRDLLLHDSGLPPGRPLWLETIVRAGGILRTVTTDLSAPPGTRMVYSDLGAITLTAILEQLYGERIDRLFATRVTKPLGLTRMRYLPPTGWLPQIAPTEKDPWRGRVLRGEVHDENTARLGGVSGHAGLFSSAEDLLRFGEWTLAGVLGKAPAIGPTPPKAFPVWTRRQEQPAGSSRGLGWDTPSGVSSAGTIMSARSYGHTGFTGTSIWVDPDREIVIVLLTNRVHPTRNTPAFGLIRAVVADAVMRSAFPGVVPRGSTPP, encoded by the coding sequence GTGAACCGCACCGCCCGCGTCGCCTTCGTGCTGCTGCTCGCGGGATGCAGTCATGGCCTCCCGAACACCACGCCGTTGCCGGTGTCGCCGACGCTGGCCACGCGACTCGCACCGGCTGTGGCCGTGCTCGATTCCGCGATTCGCGCCGGCGCCGCACCCGGCGCCGTCCTCGCGGTCTCGATTCGCGGCGAGCGATTTGTCTACGGCACCGGGCGCCTTGGGCTCGACGACGCCACGCGTCCCGACGGCCGAACGCTCTACGACATGGCGTCCCTCACCAAGGTGATCACGCTCACGACCCTGGCGATGATGGCCGTCGACGACGGTCGCCTCGACCTCGACGCGCCGGTGGTGCAGTATCTCCCCGACTTTGCGCGAGGCAGCGGCAACAAGACCGCCGTGCGCGTCCGCGACCTGCTGCTGCATGACAGCGGACTCCCGCCCGGCCGGCCGCTATGGCTCGAGACGATCGTCCGCGCCGGAGGCATCCTGCGCACCGTGACCACCGATCTCTCGGCACCGCCGGGCACACGGATGGTCTACTCGGACCTCGGTGCCATCACGCTCACGGCGATCCTCGAACAACTTTACGGCGAACGGATCGATCGACTCTTCGCGACCCGGGTCACGAAGCCCCTCGGCCTGACCCGGATGCGCTACCTCCCGCCAACGGGATGGCTGCCGCAGATCGCGCCGACCGAGAAGGACCCATGGCGCGGTCGGGTCCTTCGTGGCGAAGTCCACGACGAGAACACCGCCCGGCTCGGCGGCGTCTCCGGACACGCCGGCCTCTTCAGCAGCGCAGAGGATCTGCTCCGCTTCGGCGAGTGGACCCTCGCCGGTGTCCTGGGGAAAGCGCCCGCCATCGGCCCGACGCCTCCCAAGGCGTTCCCGGTCTGGACTCGGCGGCAGGAGCAGCCGGCCGGCTCGTCGCGTGGGCTCGGCTGGGACACCCCCTCGGGCGTCTCCTCCGCGGGGACGATCATGAGTGCCCGGAGCTACGGCCATACCGGCTTTACCGGCACCTCGATCTGGGTCGACCCGGACCGTGAGATCGTCATTGTGCTGTTGACCAATCGGGTCCATCCCACCCGGAATACCCCGGCCTTTGGGCTGATTCGGGCCGTGGTGGCCGACGCCGTGATGCGGTCGGCCTTCCCGGGGGTCGTTCCACGTGGTTCGACCCCACCCTGA
- a CDS encoding DUF1343 domain-containing protein, with the protein MQGHGQSRLGNGWMLVMLGISACAAPASVARPTVSPAPVFGRAPAVTLTLVRPGIEVLLTDSLALVRGRRVGFVTNLAAVDAEGVSAIARLRSAGVNLVALFGPEHGLAATAAPGEKVASAVDSATQTPIYSLYGQNVRPTPAMLTGIDLLLVDLPDVGSRYYTYLATTVEVMKAAAPLGIPVVILDRPNPLGGAVQGNVLDTAFTSMVGRLAVPMRHGLTLAEEARLARHDLGIAVDLRVVPVDGWRRSLAFEATGLPFRAPSPNLRDVDALFHYAGTCLFEGTALSVGRGTDLPFHVIGAPWLDTAAVLARIRHDRLPGVAFEGTQFTPIAPGDGKFAKTQVVGIRLRIVDRATYDPTRTAVHLLAAVRAVHPAEVKIGGSFDRLAGGSALREALLRGEDPEAIVAAWRPALAAFRARVAEFQLYL; encoded by the coding sequence ATGCAGGGTCACGGGCAGTCGAGGCTCGGCAATGGGTGGATGCTGGTGATGCTCGGGATTTCGGCGTGTGCCGCCCCCGCGAGTGTCGCTCGGCCGACTGTGAGTCCGGCGCCGGTCTTTGGCCGGGCACCGGCCGTCACGCTCACGCTGGTGCGGCCCGGTATCGAGGTGCTGCTCACCGATTCGCTGGCCCTGGTGCGTGGGCGTCGCGTCGGCTTCGTGACCAACCTGGCCGCCGTCGATGCCGAGGGCGTCAGTGCCATCGCGCGGTTGCGCTCGGCCGGGGTCAATCTGGTGGCGCTGTTCGGCCCCGAACACGGTCTCGCGGCCACCGCCGCGCCGGGCGAGAAGGTGGCCTCCGCGGTCGACAGCGCGACGCAGACCCCAATTTACTCCCTCTACGGGCAGAACGTCCGTCCGACGCCTGCGATGCTGACCGGCATCGACCTGCTGCTGGTGGATCTGCCCGATGTTGGCTCCCGCTACTACACCTACTTGGCCACCACGGTTGAGGTGATGAAGGCGGCGGCACCGCTCGGGATCCCGGTCGTCATTCTCGACCGCCCCAACCCACTTGGGGGCGCGGTGCAGGGGAATGTCCTCGACACCGCCTTCACGTCGATGGTGGGTCGACTCGCGGTGCCGATGCGGCACGGCCTGACGCTGGCGGAGGAGGCGCGGCTGGCGCGGCACGACCTCGGGATTGCGGTGGACCTCCGCGTCGTGCCGGTCGACGGCTGGCGCCGCAGTCTGGCCTTCGAGGCGACCGGATTGCCGTTCCGCGCGCCCTCGCCGAATCTGCGGGACGTCGATGCGCTCTTTCACTACGCCGGGACCTGCCTCTTCGAGGGGACGGCGCTGTCGGTGGGGCGGGGGACCGATCTCCCCTTCCACGTGATCGGGGCACCCTGGCTCGACACCGCCGCCGTCCTGGCCCGGATCCGCCACGACCGGCTCCCCGGCGTCGCCTTCGAGGGCACCCAGTTCACCCCGATCGCCCCGGGGGACGGCAAGTTTGCCAAGACTCAGGTCGTCGGGATCCGGCTGCGGATCGTGGACCGCGCCACCTACGACCCGACCCGGACGGCGGTTCACCTCCTCGCGGCGGTCAGGGCGGTGCATCCGGCGGAGGTCAAGATCGGCGGCTCCTTCGACCGGCTCGCCGGCGGGAGCGCCCTGCGGGAGGCGCTCCTTCGCGGGGAGGATCCGGAGGCGATCGTGGCGGCGTGGCGGCCTGCCCTGGCGGCCTTTCGAGCCAGGGTCGCGGAGTTCCAGCTCTACCTCTGA
- a CDS encoding CDP-alcohol phosphatidyltransferase family protein, protein MAPFVRALLRAGVTPNTLTTVGALLILASAVAFGMGAIRWGGLLLLISGMIDTLDGQVARLGGQESRFGAFYDSTLDRVGDGASFIGIAAYLMRAPDVRWRDGAVVLCMVGIVAALLVSYMRARAEGLGLECKVGIAQRAERILGLGLPTLIIGAGPGALVLTAIVALLTLLSLITVGQRFAHVHRETANDAQSRGTTRG, encoded by the coding sequence ATGGCCCCGTTCGTTCGGGCCCTGCTCCGTGCCGGGGTCACCCCCAACACATTGACCACGGTCGGGGCGCTGTTGATCCTCGCCTCCGCGGTGGCATTCGGCATGGGCGCCATCCGGTGGGGCGGGCTGCTACTGCTGATCAGCGGCATGATCGACACCCTCGACGGGCAGGTGGCCCGGCTGGGTGGCCAGGAGAGCCGCTTCGGCGCATTCTACGACTCGACGCTGGATCGGGTGGGGGATGGGGCCTCGTTCATCGGGATCGCCGCCTATCTTATGCGGGCGCCGGATGTGCGGTGGCGGGACGGCGCGGTGGTGCTGTGCATGGTCGGGATCGTCGCCGCCCTGTTGGTGTCGTACATGCGCGCCCGTGCGGAAGGGCTCGGCCTGGAGTGCAAGGTCGGGATCGCCCAGCGGGCTGAACGTATTCTCGGGCTCGGCCTCCCGACGCTGATCATCGGCGCGGGCCCCGGTGCCCTGGTGCTCACGGCGATCGTCGCCCTGCTCACCTTGTTGTCGCTCATCACCGTCGGTCAGCGGTTCGCCCATGTCCACCGGGAGACCGCCAACGATGCCCAGTCAAGGGGAACTACGCGTGGCTGA
- a CDS encoding inositol-3-phosphate synthase, with translation MPSQGELRVADQNARTIAPAEGKLGVLCVGLGAVASTFIAGVELARRGLAKPTGSLTQLSTIRLGKRTDGRAPLIKDFVPITPLGDLVFGAWDPVPDNAYQSCLHCGVFDKHEHVFPIKDFLESITPMPAVFDQQYVKRLHGTNVKQGKTKRELAEALRQDIRDFKQKTGVARCVIVWCASTEIFIVAGPQHQTLEAFEAAMDANDPAIAPSMLYAYAAIMEGVPFANGAPNLSCDIPCLEKLAREKGVAIGGKDFKTGQTMLKTVLAPMFKARMLGVAGWYSTNILGNRDGEVLDDPESFKTKEESKLGVLEYILQPQLYPELYANMYHKVRINYYPPRGDNKEGWDNIDIFGWCGYPMQIKVDFLCRDSILAAPLVLDLALFFDLSQRAGMSGVQEWLSFYFKSPQVTPGLYPEHDLFIQHTKLKNTLRWMMGEEMITHLGQDYPHGD, from the coding sequence ATGCCCAGTCAAGGGGAACTACGCGTGGCTGATCAGAATGCCCGGACGATTGCTCCGGCCGAAGGCAAGCTCGGTGTCCTGTGTGTCGGCCTCGGCGCCGTCGCATCGACCTTCATCGCCGGCGTCGAGCTGGCCCGTCGCGGCCTCGCGAAGCCGACCGGCTCGCTGACGCAGCTGTCGACGATCCGGCTCGGCAAGCGCACCGACGGTCGCGCCCCGCTGATCAAGGACTTCGTCCCGATCACGCCGCTGGGCGACCTGGTCTTCGGCGCCTGGGATCCGGTGCCCGACAACGCCTATCAGTCGTGCCTGCACTGCGGCGTCTTCGACAAGCACGAGCACGTCTTCCCGATCAAGGATTTCCTCGAGTCGATCACCCCGATGCCGGCGGTGTTCGACCAGCAGTACGTCAAGCGGCTTCACGGCACCAACGTGAAGCAGGGGAAGACCAAGCGCGAGCTGGCCGAGGCGCTCCGCCAGGACATCCGCGACTTCAAGCAGAAGACCGGCGTCGCGCGCTGCGTGATCGTCTGGTGCGCCTCGACCGAGATCTTCATCGTGGCCGGCCCGCAGCACCAGACCCTCGAGGCGTTCGAGGCGGCGATGGACGCCAACGATCCGGCGATCGCCCCGTCGATGCTCTATGCCTACGCGGCGATCATGGAAGGGGTGCCGTTCGCCAATGGCGCGCCGAACCTCTCCTGCGACATCCCCTGCCTCGAGAAGCTGGCGCGCGAGAAGGGCGTCGCGATCGGCGGCAAGGACTTCAAGACCGGCCAGACGATGCTCAAGACGGTGCTCGCCCCGATGTTCAAGGCGCGCATGCTCGGCGTGGCGGGGTGGTACAGCACCAACATCCTCGGCAACCGGGACGGCGAGGTTCTCGACGATCCGGAATCGTTCAAGACCAAGGAAGAGTCGAAGCTCGGCGTGCTGGAGTACATCCTGCAGCCGCAGCTCTACCCCGAGTTGTACGCCAACATGTATCACAAGGTGCGGATCAACTACTACCCGCCCCGCGGTGACAACAAGGAAGGCTGGGACAACATCGACATCTTCGGATGGTGCGGCTATCCGATGCAGATCAAGGTCGACTTCCTCTGCCGCGACTCGATCCTGGCCGCGCCGCTGGTGCTCGACCTGGCGCTGTTCTTCGACCTGTCGCAGCGCGCCGGGATGAGCGGGGTGCAGGAGTGGCTCTCGTTCTACTTCAAGAGCCCCCAGGTGACGCCGGGCCTCTACCCCGAGCACGACCTCTTCATCCAGCACACCAAGCTGAAGAACACGCTGCGGTGGATGATGGGTGAGGAGATGATCACCCACCTCGGGCAGGACTACCCGCACGGGGATTGA
- a CDS encoding DUF47 domain-containing protein yields the protein MAIRLLPRDERFFELFTKLASTTVEAARRLIELFTEQGDARWAAVELIKVLEHEADETTHAIVTRLDRSFITPFDREDIHELASRLDDVIDRIDSVARRSRIFRIDEVPEGALLLSEVVHRAAVEVLRAVEALEKGPPATVLAACRDIKRLEEEGDALYHEWLGRLFEPGADPLMVIKWKELYDTLEKTLDSAEDAANVLESVTIKHG from the coding sequence ATGGCCATTCGCTTGCTGCCCCGCGACGAACGCTTCTTCGAGCTGTTCACGAAGCTGGCATCTACCACGGTCGAGGCCGCGCGGCGACTGATCGAGCTGTTCACCGAGCAGGGTGATGCGCGCTGGGCCGCGGTCGAGTTGATCAAGGTGCTGGAGCATGAGGCCGACGAGACCACCCACGCCATCGTCACGCGCCTCGACCGCTCGTTCATCACGCCGTTCGATCGCGAAGACATCCACGAGCTCGCCTCACGCCTCGACGACGTGATCGACCGGATCGACTCGGTCGCCCGCCGGTCGCGCATCTTCCGCATCGACGAGGTGCCCGAGGGCGCGCTGTTGCTCTCCGAGGTGGTGCACCGCGCGGCGGTTGAGGTGCTGCGTGCCGTCGAGGCACTCGAGAAGGGGCCGCCGGCGACCGTGCTGGCCGCCTGCCGCGACATCAAGCGGCTCGAGGAAGAGGGCGACGCCCTGTATCACGAGTGGCTCGGACGGCTCTTCGAGCCGGGTGCCGACCCGCTCATGGTCATCAAGTGGAAGGAACTGTACGACACGCTCGAGAAGACCCTCGACAGCGCCGAAGATGCGGCAAACGTGCTGGAGTCGGTCACCATCAAGCACGGCTGA